A single genomic interval of Dyella sp. GSA-30 harbors:
- a CDS encoding PhzA/PhzB family protein, with the protein MATSPELQPAAAQDDLRSRNRRVVEDYMSRRGEGRLTRYLLFTQDGSGGLWTNDTGMPIISKGHDGLKAHGVWSLQCFPDWEWKNIQIYETQDPNRFWVECDGEGKILFPGYPPGYYANHFIHSFLMEDGKIKQNREFMNPYEQMKALGIPIPGIKREGLPQ; encoded by the coding sequence ATGGCAACTTCCCCCGAACTCCAACCCGCTGCAGCGCAGGATGACCTCCGATCGCGCAACCGCCGTGTCGTAGAGGACTATATGAGCCGACGGGGCGAGGGCCGGCTTACCCGCTATCTCTTGTTCACCCAGGACGGCAGTGGTGGCCTGTGGACCAACGACACCGGCATGCCCATCATTTCAAAGGGGCACGATGGGCTCAAAGCCCATGGCGTATGGTCACTCCAATGCTTCCCCGATTGGGAGTGGAAGAACATTCAAATCTACGAGACTCAAGACCCCAACCGGTTTTGGGTTGAATGCGACGGCGAAGGTAAGATCCTGTTCCCAGGGTATCCACCCGGCTACTACGCGAACCACTTTATCCACTCGTTCCTCATGGAAGACGGCAAGATCAAGCAGAATCGGGAATTCATGAATCCCTATGAGCAAATGAAAGCGCTTGGCATCCCTATTCCAGGGATCAAGCGAGAAGGGTTGCCGCAGTAA
- the tehA gene encoding dicarboxylate transporter/tellurite-resistance protein TehA, producing MTDPVASHSFPRVPASFFGIVLGLAGLANDWRAAHVVWALPAIVGEVLVAITVLAWLLITVLYGCKWLVAPAVAKEEAVHAVQCCFIGLAGVATMLVAQGVLPYSRPAAIALLLIGAAFTVFFGLWRTGVLWRGGRDPAATTPVLYLPLVAGCFVCGIVLASVGWPEWGQLAFGGGFFTWLAVESVLLHRLYTAPALAPALRPTLGIQLAPPAVGAVCYLSVSGAHSDLVVHMLIGYALLQALLLIRMSRWIAEQPFGASYWAFTFGATALAGATIRVSIGDPHGAMAMLAPVLFVLANVLVLGIAAGTIGLLITGRLFPPAQTPASPIPTVPQKAT from the coding sequence ATGACTGATCCAGTGGCATCACATTCGTTTCCACGTGTGCCCGCGTCGTTTTTTGGCATCGTGCTTGGACTGGCGGGCTTGGCCAACGACTGGCGGGCGGCTCATGTGGTCTGGGCGCTTCCAGCCATCGTCGGCGAGGTACTCGTTGCGATCACCGTGCTCGCATGGCTGCTGATCACCGTGCTGTACGGATGCAAATGGCTTGTCGCCCCCGCCGTTGCAAAAGAGGAAGCCGTACACGCCGTTCAATGCTGTTTCATTGGATTGGCTGGTGTCGCCACGATGCTCGTCGCTCAAGGCGTCCTGCCTTACTCCCGGCCCGCAGCAATCGCCTTGCTCCTGATCGGCGCTGCCTTTACGGTCTTCTTCGGTCTCTGGCGCACGGGTGTTCTTTGGCGGGGTGGGCGCGATCCAGCAGCGACCACGCCGGTGCTCTATTTGCCGTTGGTCGCCGGATGCTTCGTATGCGGGATCGTCCTGGCAAGCGTGGGTTGGCCGGAGTGGGGGCAACTGGCCTTTGGCGGCGGATTCTTTACGTGGTTGGCGGTAGAGTCCGTGCTGCTTCATCGGCTTTACACCGCACCGGCTCTCGCGCCTGCCTTGCGGCCTACGCTGGGCATTCAGCTCGCGCCTCCCGCGGTCGGTGCGGTTTGCTACCTGTCGGTGAGCGGCGCTCATTCCGACCTGGTGGTGCACATGCTGATTGGCTATGCCTTGCTCCAGGCCCTGCTGCTCATTCGGATGAGCCGCTGGATCGCCGAACAACCCTTCGGTGCATCCTATTGGGCGTTCACGTTCGGCGCGACGGCATTAGCTGGCGCAACCATTCGCGTATCGATCGGCGATCCGCACGGCGCCATGGCCATGCTGGCACCGGTCCTGTTCGTTCTGGCAAACGTGCTTGTGTTGGGTATCGCGGCCGGGACCATCGGGTTGCTAATTACGGGTAGGCTGTTTCCGCCTGCGCAAACGCCCGCTTCGCCGATACCCACAGTGCCCCAGAAAGCCACCTGA
- a CDS encoding sulfite exporter TauE/SafE family protein: MHIGFTLWLLAIAIGASAVGGTLGMAGGIFIVPLLTVFGGMDIRTAVAASIVSVIACSCGSAASFLTNRLTNIRLAITLEVATTSGALTGVLLANRLPASSLCVLFAVVLLISAWQMVSRRRESTQPAEQAQASDWASLLRLHSSYPDQTHGRPVFYCVRRLHLGLALMYGAGVISAMLGIGSGVLKIPAMDSALRLPMKVSSATSNFMIGVTATASGVAYFIHGDMHPAIAGPIALGSVMGAWIGARLLMLIPSDKLRWVFALVLIGLAAQMFMTALGFHFKADAA, from the coding sequence TTGCACATCGGGTTTACCCTCTGGCTGCTTGCCATAGCGATCGGCGCAAGCGCTGTCGGCGGTACGCTGGGCATGGCTGGCGGTATTTTTATCGTGCCGCTGCTTACCGTATTCGGGGGCATGGACATCCGCACCGCGGTAGCGGCCAGCATCGTATCGGTCATCGCCTGTTCGTGCGGCAGCGCGGCCTCCTTCCTGACAAACCGTCTTACGAACATACGCTTGGCCATCACGCTGGAAGTGGCGACCACATCGGGCGCATTGACGGGCGTCCTGCTGGCGAACCGGCTCCCGGCCTCATCGTTGTGCGTATTGTTTGCCGTGGTTTTGCTGATCTCCGCCTGGCAGATGGTCAGCCGGCGACGCGAATCAACGCAACCTGCCGAGCAGGCGCAGGCGTCCGACTGGGCCAGCCTGTTGCGGCTTCATTCCAGCTATCCCGATCAAACGCATGGTCGTCCGGTGTTCTATTGCGTGCGACGCCTGCATCTGGGACTCGCATTGATGTATGGCGCCGGTGTGATCTCCGCCATGCTGGGCATCGGCAGTGGCGTACTCAAGATTCCGGCGATGGACTCGGCACTGCGCTTGCCGATGAAGGTTTCCTCGGCCACCTCCAACTTCATGATCGGCGTGACGGCGACGGCCAGCGGCGTGGCCTATTTCATTCATGGCGACATGCATCCTGCCATCGCCGGGCCGATAGCGCTCGGTTCGGTGATGGGTGCATGGATTGGCGCGCGGCTTCTCATGCTGATACCCAGCGACAAGCTTCGATGGGTGTTCGCGCTGGTGCTGATCGGGCTGGCCGCGCAAATGTTCATGACGGCCCTGGGATTTCATTTCAAGGCAGATGCAGCATGA
- a CDS encoding pirin family protein: protein MNKSQQKQHPSQEKTRLGRPVSGKSQVIGKGFHAQHFTQDMFGGAMDPLLMVDHFVMTAPTFEPHLHTGISAVSALFEDTRGQFLNRDSLGHNVALEPGDLYWLTAGRGAAHEERPAADARIHALQIFVNLPHRLKGEPPRAQHVQAAAMPIITGKDHRVRVMVGATGGVQGAGGTPEDMTMLDGTLGTDGAFTHALPQSRQAWIYAVRGNIHVVLDGEAVSLEAGNALVVSAGRSADVTLSSIDGGQFFLAAARPIGEALPR, encoded by the coding sequence ATGAACAAGAGCCAGCAAAAGCAGCACCCATCGCAGGAGAAGACGCGCCTCGGTCGGCCTGTCTCCGGAAAATCGCAAGTCATCGGCAAAGGCTTCCACGCGCAGCACTTCACCCAGGACATGTTTGGCGGCGCGATGGATCCGCTGCTCATGGTGGACCACTTCGTGATGACGGCACCGACCTTCGAGCCGCATCTTCATACCGGCATCTCCGCCGTCAGCGCTCTCTTTGAAGACACCCGGGGGCAGTTCCTCAATCGTGACTCGCTCGGCCATAACGTCGCGCTCGAACCGGGCGATCTTTACTGGCTGACCGCGGGCCGTGGTGCCGCCCACGAAGAACGGCCCGCCGCCGACGCCCGCATCCACGCCTTGCAAATCTTCGTCAACCTGCCCCACCGACTGAAGGGTGAGCCTCCACGCGCACAGCACGTCCAGGCAGCGGCGATGCCGATCATCACCGGAAAGGATCACCGCGTTCGCGTCATGGTGGGTGCGACCGGTGGCGTCCAGGGTGCGGGTGGCACACCCGAAGACATGACCATGCTCGATGGCACTCTCGGCACCGATGGTGCATTCACCCATGCGCTGCCACAGAGTCGGCAGGCCTGGATTTACGCTGTCAGGGGCAATATCCATGTCGTGCTGGATGGAGAGGCCGTGTCCCTTGAGGCCGGGAACGCGCTGGTTGTTTCTGCCGGCCGATCTGCTGACGTCACCCTGTCGAGCATCGATGGCGGTCAGTTCTTTCTAGCGGCGGCGCGTCCCATTGGAGAAGCTCTCCCTCGATGA
- a CDS encoding PhzF family phenazine biosynthesis protein — translation MDYEIADVFTETPFQGNPVAVFVNAIGLEATDMQRIARELNLSETTFVFPPSADGDFHVRIFTPVNELPFAGHPTLGTAIVLGNKCDKASLSLETAMGTVPFRLDRDHQGGLRTASMVQPIPTWEPYAHAETLLRGLGLTDSTLPVEIYRNGPRHVFVGLPDRDALSALKPDLRVLATLEDMAANCFARDQDHWRMRMFSPAYGVAEDAATGSAAGPLALHLIRHGLLDFGTAIEIWQGVEMGRKSVMHTVVEGNLSSIGPIRVSGAAAIVGRGVLSRWRP, via the coding sequence ATGGACTACGAAATCGCAGATGTGTTCACGGAGACACCTTTCCAAGGCAACCCCGTCGCGGTCTTCGTCAACGCGATCGGCCTGGAGGCTACGGACATGCAACGCATTGCCCGGGAGTTGAACCTGTCGGAAACGACATTCGTGTTTCCCCCATCTGCCGACGGCGATTTTCATGTTCGCATTTTCACCCCCGTCAATGAACTGCCCTTCGCCGGTCATCCCACGCTGGGCACGGCCATCGTTCTGGGCAACAAATGCGACAAGGCGTCGCTTTCCCTTGAAACCGCGATGGGGACGGTTCCGTTTCGCCTTGATCGGGATCATCAGGGCGGCCTGCGCACCGCAAGCATGGTTCAGCCCATCCCGACCTGGGAACCATATGCACATGCTGAAACGTTACTTCGAGGCCTCGGCCTGACCGACTCCACGTTACCCGTGGAGATTTACCGCAATGGGCCTCGACATGTCTTCGTTGGCCTGCCCGACCGTGACGCGCTCTCGGCCTTGAAGCCCGATCTGCGCGTTCTCGCGACGCTCGAAGACATGGCCGCCAATTGCTTTGCCCGTGACCAGGATCACTGGCGGATGCGTATGTTTTCACCCGCCTATGGGGTCGCCGAAGATGCGGCCACAGGCTCCGCAGCGGGACCTCTCGCGCTGCACCTCATTCGCCATGGCCTCCTCGACTTCGGCACGGCGATCGAGATTTGGCAGGGCGTCGAAATGGGGCGCAAATCGGTCATGCATACCGTGGTCGAGGGCAATCTTTCCTCAATTGGCCCCATCCGTGTATCCGGGGCTGCGGCCATTGTTGGACGAGGGGTTCTCAGCCGTTGGCGCCCGTAG
- a CDS encoding DoxX family protein, whose product MNPLIERCSQLFSAPRQHWAALPLRLIVGFGFMQHGYAKLARGPDDFANILHALGMPFPDLLAWATVAIELLGGLAVLLGALIPLVSIPMAVVLLVAIFTVHLPNGFSSIKLQSVTVAGAHFGQPGYETDLLYLAGLIALVLGGSGPLAIDRLWLGRSAQSNE is encoded by the coding sequence GTGAACCCCCTGATCGAACGCTGCTCGCAGCTATTTTCCGCACCGCGCCAACATTGGGCCGCCCTTCCTCTTCGCCTGATCGTTGGCTTTGGTTTCATGCAACACGGCTACGCCAAGCTGGCGCGCGGACCCGATGACTTTGCGAACATCCTGCATGCGCTTGGCATGCCTTTTCCCGACCTGCTGGCTTGGGCAACCGTCGCCATCGAGCTGCTGGGTGGATTGGCCGTGCTGCTCGGCGCCTTGATTCCACTAGTCAGCATCCCGATGGCGGTCGTGCTGCTGGTCGCCATTTTTACCGTGCATCTGCCAAACGGCTTCAGCTCGATCAAGCTTCAATCGGTCACGGTTGCCGGAGCGCACTTCGGACAACCCGGCTATGAGACGGATCTGCTTTATCTGGCGGGCTTGATCGCCTTGGTGTTGGGAGGCTCTGGTCCGCTGGCAATCGACAGGCTTTGGCTTGGTCGGTCTGCTCAGTCCAATGAATGA
- a CDS encoding isochorismatase family protein: protein MTTQRTRMTRDNTAVLLIDHQVGLMTGVRDMTVSDLKHNVVGLAKAAKVLGLPIVAVTTARDSMWGPTASELKEVLGNGEIMDRSTVNAWDYAPFVAAVKATKRDHLIIAGLSFEVCASLPAISAREEGYQPIIALDACGTFSAAKREAGLARLNTLGIEVSDYSTLMVEIMGDNADPKTLDVYAALDMPFAVLMGQVAQALSK, encoded by the coding sequence ATGACCACGCAACGCACCCGCATGACCCGCGACAACACCGCCGTGCTGCTCATCGATCACCAGGTTGGCCTGATGACCGGCGTGCGCGACATGACCGTGAGCGACCTGAAGCACAACGTAGTTGGCCTGGCAAAAGCTGCCAAGGTGCTTGGCTTGCCGATCGTGGCAGTGACGACTGCCCGCGACAGCATGTGGGGTCCCACGGCGTCCGAGCTGAAAGAAGTCCTTGGCAATGGCGAGATCATGGATCGTTCCACCGTCAATGCATGGGACTACGCACCTTTCGTTGCGGCCGTGAAAGCGACCAAGCGCGATCACCTGATCATCGCGGGCCTCTCCTTCGAAGTCTGCGCATCCTTGCCCGCCATTTCGGCGCGCGAAGAGGGCTACCAGCCCATCATCGCGCTCGATGCCTGCGGCACCTTCTCGGCCGCCAAGCGCGAGGCGGGACTGGCGCGGTTGAATACGCTGGGCATCGAAGTTTCCGATTACTCCACCTTGATGGTCGAGATCATGGGCGACAACGCCGATCCGAAAACACTGGATGTTTATGCCGCGCTCGATATGCCCTTCGCCGTTCTTATGGGCCAGGTCGCCCAGGCGCTGAGCAAATAA
- a CDS encoding epoxide hydrolase, which produces MSQQPEPFTVQVDDAVLADIAQRLDRTVWPDDPGNDDWSYGVNRAYLKSLVDYWRHAYDWRAVERRINAFPHYKVVLDGVPVHFMHVKGKGPSPMPLVLTHGWPWSFWDMHKVIEPLTDPGAHGGDPADAFDVVIPSLPGYGFSGPSPHAGVNFWRTADLWNHLMTDVLGYSRYATSGGDWGALVSSQLGHKYAERLYGVHLMHPMLLDQFNSDRPWDVTARSWDTGKKPPAGSTKFAAHFAVHVLDPQTLAYALTDSPVGLLAWLLERWRAWGDSHGDPERVFSREHMITNTMIYWVTGTAGSSMRAYADAARHPWTPSHDRQPVVEAPTGITFLGGENPPGVNTEQRVAIFKSGPRAQFFNTVYARAHETGGHFGYYENASAVIDDLRDMFRPMRAQARPA; this is translated from the coding sequence ATGAGTCAGCAACCCGAACCTTTTACCGTCCAGGTGGACGATGCCGTACTCGCCGATATCGCCCAGCGACTGGATCGCACCGTATGGCCTGACGACCCGGGAAATGATGACTGGAGCTATGGCGTCAATCGCGCCTATCTGAAAAGCCTGGTCGACTACTGGCGCCATGCATATGACTGGCGCGCCGTGGAACGACGAATCAATGCGTTTCCTCACTATAAAGTGGTATTGGACGGGGTGCCGGTTCATTTCATGCATGTCAAAGGGAAAGGCCCCTCCCCCATGCCGCTCGTGCTCACGCATGGCTGGCCGTGGTCGTTCTGGGACATGCATAAGGTCATCGAGCCACTCACCGATCCCGGCGCGCACGGCGGCGATCCGGCCGACGCATTCGATGTCGTGATCCCCTCACTTCCCGGTTACGGTTTTTCCGGACCATCGCCGCACGCAGGCGTCAACTTCTGGCGCACGGCGGACTTGTGGAACCATCTGATGACGGATGTACTCGGCTACTCGCGCTACGCAACCAGTGGGGGCGATTGGGGCGCCCTGGTGTCTTCGCAACTGGGGCACAAATATGCCGAGCGCCTCTATGGCGTGCACTTGATGCATCCCATGCTGCTGGACCAGTTCAACAGCGATCGCCCGTGGGATGTTACGGCGCGATCCTGGGATACCGGCAAAAAACCACCCGCAGGCAGCACGAAATTCGCCGCGCATTTCGCCGTCCATGTGCTCGATCCACAGACGCTCGCTTATGCGTTGACTGACTCTCCCGTCGGACTCCTGGCGTGGCTGCTGGAACGTTGGCGAGCGTGGGGCGACAGTCATGGCGATCCGGAGCGCGTGTTCTCCAGGGAGCACATGATCACCAACACGATGATCTACTGGGTGACCGGCACGGCGGGATCGTCGATGCGTGCCTATGCCGACGCGGCCCGACATCCTTGGACACCGTCACATGATCGACAACCCGTCGTGGAGGCACCTACCGGCATAACCTTTCTTGGAGGCGAGAATCCGCCCGGCGTCAACACCGAGCAGCGCGTCGCGATCTTCAAGTCGGGCCCGCGTGCGCAGTTCTTCAATACCGTGTACGCGCGTGCCCACGAAACCGGCGGCCATTTCGGGTATTACGAGAATGCGAGCGCAGTCATTGACGATCTGCGCGACATGTTTCGCCCGATGCGAGCGCAGGCCAGACCTGCATAG
- a CDS encoding GntR family transcriptional regulator codes for MKTPSALPLYAVVEAEIASSIGDGSFPVGHQLPTEDELIQRFSVSRTTIRKAIENLSGRGLVEIRRGTGTFVAQPKIIQEMTELTGFVEDMDSLGLVATARVIDHAIVAADDDVARNLSVNVGTSVMRIRRVRLASGVALSLDETYLPREIGEKIVSHDLAAEPIFKLLEQRYDIPLIEAEYKLEATAANDDVALALAVDVGSPIFLIERTSYTADNRPIDYEKLHYRGDLIRFRTRLARRKPVDR; via the coding sequence ATGAAGACACCATCTGCCCTACCCCTTTATGCGGTCGTCGAGGCCGAAATTGCCTCGTCCATCGGTGATGGCTCCTTTCCCGTCGGTCACCAGCTGCCCACGGAAGACGAGTTGATCCAGCGCTTCTCGGTCAGCCGGACGACGATCCGCAAGGCCATCGAGAACCTCTCCGGTCGCGGTCTGGTCGAAATTCGCCGTGGTACGGGCACCTTCGTTGCGCAACCCAAAATCATCCAGGAGATGACCGAGCTCACCGGCTTTGTCGAAGACATGGATTCGTTGGGTTTGGTCGCAACCGCGCGTGTCATCGACCACGCGATCGTGGCGGCCGACGACGATGTCGCCAGGAATCTCTCGGTGAACGTGGGCACATCGGTCATGCGCATCCGGCGCGTGCGCCTGGCCAGCGGAGTGGCACTTTCATTGGACGAAACTTATCTGCCGCGCGAGATCGGCGAGAAGATCGTCTCGCATGATCTGGCCGCCGAGCCGATCTTCAAGCTGCTTGAACAACGCTATGACATTCCGCTTATCGAAGCGGAATACAAACTCGAGGCAACCGCCGCAAACGACGATGTCGCCCTGGCGCTGGCGGTGGATGTGGGCAGCCCCATCTTTCTTATCGAGCGTACGTCCTACACCGCCGACAATCGGCCCATCGACTACGAGAAACTGCACTATCGCGGCGACCTCATTCGGTTCCGTACCCGGCTCGCTCGTCGCAAGCCTGTCGATCGCTGA
- a CDS encoding pyridoxal 5'-phosphate synthase, with protein MFDAPPSEPLGILRAWLKAAGLRQVPEPGAMALATADERGHASNRMVHLLEVTERALIFTSHASSQKGREIALTQWASGVLYWHDTKQQIILSGPTNCVTGDVSDALWARRSPATYAMSIASHQSAPLGSEDALRALARQLGETPDALRRPDGWVGYALQPVAIEFWQASSDRLHRRLRYDATDGGWTHRRLQP; from the coding sequence GTGTTCGACGCCCCTCCATCCGAACCCCTCGGCATCCTGCGCGCATGGCTCAAAGCCGCTGGCCTGCGCCAAGTTCCAGAGCCCGGTGCCATGGCACTGGCCACCGCTGACGAACGGGGCCACGCGTCCAATCGCATGGTGCATCTACTCGAAGTTACCGAGCGGGCACTCATCTTCACCTCTCACGCCAGCAGCCAAAAGGGACGCGAGATCGCCCTCACCCAATGGGCTTCCGGTGTCCTCTATTGGCATGACACGAAGCAACAGATCATCCTATCGGGGCCAACCAATTGCGTAACGGGCGACGTGTCCGATGCCCTTTGGGCGCGTCGCTCACCCGCCACCTACGCGATGTCCATCGCCTCGCACCAAAGTGCTCCCCTGGGCAGTGAAGACGCCTTGCGTGCCCTCGCTCGCCAATTGGGCGAGACACCCGATGCCCTCCGACGCCCCGATGGTTGGGTGGGTTATGCCTTGCAGCCCGTCGCGATCGAGTTTTGGCAAGCCTCATCCGATCGGCTTCATCGTCGGCTTCGCTATGACGCCACAGATGGCGGTTGGACCCACCGGAGACTGCAACCGTGA
- a CDS encoding LysR substrate-binding domain-containing protein: protein MLDLNDFYLFVQVVDRGGFTAAARVLQVPKSTLSHRIQQLEASLGVRLLNRTSRHFGTTDVGNDFYRHAVAMVQQAEAAENAIKLRLDEPSGSVRFTAGVATMQFAVRDMLSSFLERYPKVDLVAHATDQNVDIIGDNFDVAIRAHSDPLPDSGLVQRTLAPSPWFLFAGAAYVDKHGMPMSPDDLADHPSLFMMRTGVLPRWRLRHVAGTRPDVVVSLSPRLVSDDMVSLKQAAVEGCGIVALPGYVCRDMVATGSLRRVLPEWLAGESTITALLPYRQGLLPSVRVFLEHLATEFPKVVLM, encoded by the coding sequence ATGCTCGACCTCAACGATTTCTACTTGTTCGTGCAGGTTGTCGATCGCGGCGGTTTTACTGCCGCGGCGCGGGTGCTGCAGGTGCCCAAGTCCACGCTGAGTCACCGCATTCAACAGCTCGAAGCGAGCCTCGGTGTGCGTCTGCTCAATCGAACGTCACGGCATTTTGGCACCACGGATGTGGGCAACGATTTCTATCGGCATGCCGTGGCGATGGTGCAACAGGCAGAGGCAGCCGAAAATGCGATCAAGCTTCGCCTGGATGAACCATCGGGATCGGTACGCTTCACTGCGGGTGTTGCGACGATGCAGTTTGCCGTCAGGGATATGCTCTCGAGCTTTCTGGAGCGTTATCCCAAGGTCGATCTGGTGGCTCACGCGACGGACCAGAATGTAGACATCATTGGCGACAACTTCGATGTGGCCATCCGGGCGCACTCCGATCCGTTGCCCGACTCGGGCCTAGTCCAGCGCACACTTGCTCCCAGTCCGTGGTTTCTGTTTGCCGGAGCCGCTTACGTCGACAAGCATGGCATGCCCATGTCGCCTGACGATCTGGCCGACCATCCTTCGCTGTTCATGATGCGCACGGGTGTGCTGCCTCGATGGCGGCTACGCCACGTCGCGGGTACTCGTCCCGATGTCGTCGTATCGCTTTCGCCACGTCTGGTCAGCGACGACATGGTGAGCTTGAAGCAGGCTGCGGTTGAAGGCTGTGGCATCGTCGCGCTGCCCGGATACGTGTGCCGCGACATGGTAGCGACAGGGAGCTTGCGCCGCGTCCTGCCGGAGTGGCTTGCAGGCGAATCCACGATCACTGCGTTGCTGCCTTATCGGCAGGGCCTGTTGCCGTCAGTCCGGGTGTTCCTGGAACACCTGGCTACCGAATTTCCCAAAGTCGTGCTCATGTAG
- a CDS encoding DUF1634 domain-containing protein, with translation MSMDSPGERKLERLLANVLSIGTWLGSAAIAIGLTMQCLRWGHVMSALTCARTITAGIALFILLPILRVLLMAIAFVRTRDVMLGVMAIAVLAVIGVAAFTGMRIA, from the coding sequence ATGAGCATGGACAGCCCCGGCGAGCGCAAACTGGAACGCCTGTTGGCAAATGTTCTTTCCATCGGAACGTGGCTGGGGTCGGCCGCCATCGCCATCGGATTGACCATGCAGTGCCTGCGTTGGGGACATGTGATGTCAGCCCTCACTTGCGCGCGCACTATTACGGCTGGCATCGCACTTTTTATTCTCCTTCCGATACTGCGCGTTCTGCTGATGGCTATTGCCTTTGTTCGAACGCGTGACGTGATGCTCGGCGTCATGGCCATTGCCGTCCTCGCCGTGATTGGCGTAGCCGCATTCACGGGCATGCGCATCGCCTGA